The Denticeps clupeoides chromosome 5, fDenClu1.1, whole genome shotgun sequence genome includes a region encoding these proteins:
- the LOC114790360 gene encoding chloride intracellular channel protein 6 isoform X1, which yields MAQAKRKPRLSLELTTNGAMFDGTGGSLLEMEECKNDREEQDEEGEVELAEEVDEDIGMVSEDMDMGHLTAVNGAAEVEVQETSPELLERKTEGDDEMKEGHTIDVGGQPEMTVPCVPDSPDQVPSVKFAERQETISGPQSTVDGEVVEEEEENSVTLCEDEVREHLEEQQEDVPEKSAEIPKDEKDSCISPTVNEVEAKTVVERAPTEVATTDKVSIDKDRGVTGASNQSTTSTVDQELEDKTAASQRNEEKPNGSTNDEKCPVVDLKTPEIQRSEIQPARKEVADDEKKQKKKKKKAEKPPQDRKSTADTLNTSKAEKRVGSKGKSSSEKQKSAQVHKMAEKQKSCQTPSAAMTISEHGGGKGECAKDQTGVEDITGLELLEEGVEVGDEDEDEDTVATAENRSSKEEVEVLGHRSPEERWSKATWAEGMDESRQVRVKQDPVPVQKEEITEPVGVKTRKQGSAAGGDKPMMPTGEQPIAPAEGGWKGIEELRKTIAMVKEESLGRRSHWAGQQEDSVPSWVRARRASEGHERIDNRCRSAAKVANRADPRSGRGQEVRVENGVPWPEVSVLQGEKAAVKTKQEEVRRQPKKEERRGGRMDSPLAQVVPRVCNPEGQEYDISLYVKAGSDGESIGNCPFSQRLFMILWLKGVIFNVTTVDLKRKPADLQELAPGTNPPFVTFNGEVKVDVNKIEEFLEEKLTPPRYPRLATKHPESNTAGIDVFAKFSAYIKNPRKDANDALEKALLKSLKRLDEFLRTPFPEEIDANSMDDPGESTRSFLDGPDLTLADCNLLPKMHIIKVVARKYRKFEIPADMMGVWRYLNRAYEREEFMNTCPADREIEFAYLDVAKRIK from the exons ATGGCGCAGGCTAAAAGGAAACCGAGGCTCAGCCTGGAGTTAACCACCAATGGAGCCATGTTTGATGGAACAGGTGGCTCACTGTTGGAGATGGAAGAGTGCAAGAATGACAGGGAAGAGCAAGACGAGGAAGGGGAGGTGGAACTGGCAGAGGAAGTAGACGAGGACATTGGAATGGTGAGCGAAGACATGGACATGGGCCATCTAACTGCTGTGAATGGTGCTGCTGAGGTAGAAGTACAGGAGACTTCTCCAGAACTgctggaaagaaaaacagaaggagATGATGAGATGAAAGAAGGACACACCATCGATGTTGGTGGTCAGCCAGAAATGACAGTGCCTTGTGTTCCTGATTCTCCAGACCAAGTGCCCAGTGTCAAATTCGCAGAAAGACAAGAAACAATATCAGGACCACAGTCAACAGTCGACGGGGAAgtagtagaagaagaagaagagaactCTGTGACATTGTGCGAGGACGAGGTGAGAGAACAtttggaggagcagcaggaagACGTTCCGGAAAAGTCTGCAGAGATACCAAAAGACGAAAAGGATTCCTGCATCTCACCCACTGTCAATGAGGTAGAAGCAAAAACGGTTGTGGAACGAGCTCCAACTGAGGTGGCCACGACTGACAAAGTCAGCATTGACAAAGATAGAGGGGTTACTGGAGCAAGCAACCAATCAACTACATCCACTGTTGATCAGGAACTGGAGGACAAAACAGCAGCGTCACAAAGGAATGAAGAGAAGCCGAATGGTTCAACTAACGATGAAAAATGTCCAGTGGTAGACCTGAAAACTCCAGAAATACAGAGGTCGGAGATACAACCTGCCAGAAAAGAAGTGgcagatgatgaaaaaaaacaaaagaagaagaagaaaaaggcaGAGAAGCCCCCACAAGATAGAAAATCCACCGCTGACACTCTAAACACAAGTAAGGCCGAGAAGAGGGTGGGATCAAAAGGAAAGAGTAGTTCCGAGAAGCAAAAGTCCGCACAAGTCCATAAAATGGCAGAGAAGCAGAAGAGCTGTCAGACACCATCAGCAGCCATGACCATATCAGAACATGGTGGAGGAAAAGGAGAATGTGCCAAAGACCAAACAGGCGTTGAAGACATCACAGGGTTGGAGCTGCTGGAAGAGGGTGTTGAAGTCGgtgacgaggacgaggacgaggacacCGTAGCAACAGCTGAAAATCGATCCTCAAAGGAGGAAGTGGAAGTGCTGGGCCACAGGAGTCCAGAGGAACGGTGGTCAAAGGCCACCTGGGCGGAGGGGATGGATGAGTCCAGACAGGTCAGGGTGAAGCAGGACCCTGTTCCAGTCCAGAAAGAGGAGATTACAGAGCCAGTCGGGGTCAAGACACGTAAACAGGGATCTGCGGCAGGAGGGGACAAGCCAATGATGCCCACTGGAGAGCAGCCAATAGCCCCAGCGGAGGGAGGGTGGAAAGGGATAGAAGAGCTTAGGAAAACCATCGCCATGGTGAAGGAAGAGTCTTTAGGGAGAAGAAGCCACTGGGCGGGGCAGCAGGAAGACAGCGTGCCCTCGTGGGTGCGCGCCAGACGTGCCTCAGAGGGACACGAGCGCATAGACAACCGCTGCCGAAGCGCGGCCAAGGTCGCCAACAGGGCCGACCCCAGGAGTGGcagaggtcaggaggtcagAGTGGAGAATGGTGTGCCCTGGCCGGAGGTAAGCGTGCTGCAGGGAGAAAAGGCAGCAGTGAAGACAAAACAGGAGGAGGTGAGAAGACAGCCAAAgaaggaagagaggagaggaggcagGATGGACAGTCCGCTGGCCCAGGTTGTGCCCCGGGTCTGCAATCCTGAAGGGCAGGAGTACGACATTTCCCTTTACGTTAAG gCAGGCAGTGATGGTGAGAGTATTGGAAACTGTCCGTTCTCACAGAGATTATTCATGATCCTGTGGCTGAAGGGAGTCATCTTTAATGTCACCACTGTTGACCTAAAGAG GAAGCCTGCTGATCTACAGGAGCTTGCTCCAGGTACCAACCCACCCTTTGTGACCTTTAACGGAGAGGTCAAGGTCGACGTGAACAAGATTGAAGAGTTCCTGGAGGAGAAGCTCACGCCACCACG gtatcCCAGATTGGCGACGAAACACCCAGAGTCCAACACAGCAGGAATTGATGTGTTTGCCAAGTTCTCTGCCTACATCAAGAATCCACGCAAAGATGCCAATGACG CTTTAGAGAAAGCTCTACTGAAGTCCTTAAAGAGGCTGGACGAGTTCCTGCGAACGCCCTTTCCTGAGGAGATCGATGCCAACAGTATGGACGACCCGGGAGAGTCGACGCGCAGTTTTCTGGACGGACCGGACCTCACACTGGCCGACTGTAACCTGCTGCCCAAAATGCACATCATCAAG GTGGTGGCCAGGAAGTACCGGAAGTTCGAGATTCCGGCAGACATGATGGGGGTGTGGCGCTACTTGAACCGTGCCTACGAGAGAGAGGAGTTCATGAACACCTGTCCCGCCGACCGCGAGATCGAGTTCGCCTACCTGGACGTGGCCAAGAGGatcaaataa
- the LOC114790360 gene encoding chloride intracellular channel protein 6 isoform X2 codes for MAQAKRKPRLSLELTTNGAMFDGTGGSLLEMEECKNDREEQDEEGEVELAEEVDEDIGMVSEDMDMGHLTAVNGAAEVEVQETSPELLERKTEGDDEMKEGHTIDVGGQPEMTVPCVPDSPDQVPSVKFAERQETISGPQSTVDGEVVEEEEENSVTLCEDEVREHLEEQQEDVPEKSAEIPKDEKDSCISPTVNEVEAKTVVERAPTEVATTDKVSIDKDRGVTGASNQSTTSTVDQELEDKTAASQRNEEKPNGSTNDEKCPVVDLKTPEIQRSEIQPARKEVADDEKKQKKKKKKAEKPPQDRKSTADTLNTSKAEKRVGSKGKSSSEKQKSAQVHKMAEKQKSCQTPSAAMTISEHGGGKGECAKDQTGVEDITGLELLEEGVEVGDEDEDEDTVATAENRSSKEEVEVLGHRSPEERWSKATWAEGMDESRQVRVKQDPVPVQKEEITEPVGVKTRKQGSAAGGDKPMMPTGEQPIAPAEGGWKGIEELRKTIAMVKEESLGRRSHWAGQQEDSVPSWVRARRASEGHERIDNRCRSAAKVANRADPRSGRGQEVRVENGVPWPEVSVLQGEKAAVKTKQEEVRRQPKKEERRGGRMDSPLAQVVPRVCNPEGQEYDISLYVKAGSDGESIGNCPFSQRLFMILWLKGVIFNVTTVDLKRKPADLQELAPGTNPPFVTFNGEVKVDVNKIEEFLEEKLTPPR; via the exons ATGGCGCAGGCTAAAAGGAAACCGAGGCTCAGCCTGGAGTTAACCACCAATGGAGCCATGTTTGATGGAACAGGTGGCTCACTGTTGGAGATGGAAGAGTGCAAGAATGACAGGGAAGAGCAAGACGAGGAAGGGGAGGTGGAACTGGCAGAGGAAGTAGACGAGGACATTGGAATGGTGAGCGAAGACATGGACATGGGCCATCTAACTGCTGTGAATGGTGCTGCTGAGGTAGAAGTACAGGAGACTTCTCCAGAACTgctggaaagaaaaacagaaggagATGATGAGATGAAAGAAGGACACACCATCGATGTTGGTGGTCAGCCAGAAATGACAGTGCCTTGTGTTCCTGATTCTCCAGACCAAGTGCCCAGTGTCAAATTCGCAGAAAGACAAGAAACAATATCAGGACCACAGTCAACAGTCGACGGGGAAgtagtagaagaagaagaagagaactCTGTGACATTGTGCGAGGACGAGGTGAGAGAACAtttggaggagcagcaggaagACGTTCCGGAAAAGTCTGCAGAGATACCAAAAGACGAAAAGGATTCCTGCATCTCACCCACTGTCAATGAGGTAGAAGCAAAAACGGTTGTGGAACGAGCTCCAACTGAGGTGGCCACGACTGACAAAGTCAGCATTGACAAAGATAGAGGGGTTACTGGAGCAAGCAACCAATCAACTACATCCACTGTTGATCAGGAACTGGAGGACAAAACAGCAGCGTCACAAAGGAATGAAGAGAAGCCGAATGGTTCAACTAACGATGAAAAATGTCCAGTGGTAGACCTGAAAACTCCAGAAATACAGAGGTCGGAGATACAACCTGCCAGAAAAGAAGTGgcagatgatgaaaaaaaacaaaagaagaagaagaaaaaggcaGAGAAGCCCCCACAAGATAGAAAATCCACCGCTGACACTCTAAACACAAGTAAGGCCGAGAAGAGGGTGGGATCAAAAGGAAAGAGTAGTTCCGAGAAGCAAAAGTCCGCACAAGTCCATAAAATGGCAGAGAAGCAGAAGAGCTGTCAGACACCATCAGCAGCCATGACCATATCAGAACATGGTGGAGGAAAAGGAGAATGTGCCAAAGACCAAACAGGCGTTGAAGACATCACAGGGTTGGAGCTGCTGGAAGAGGGTGTTGAAGTCGgtgacgaggacgaggacgaggacacCGTAGCAACAGCTGAAAATCGATCCTCAAAGGAGGAAGTGGAAGTGCTGGGCCACAGGAGTCCAGAGGAACGGTGGTCAAAGGCCACCTGGGCGGAGGGGATGGATGAGTCCAGACAGGTCAGGGTGAAGCAGGACCCTGTTCCAGTCCAGAAAGAGGAGATTACAGAGCCAGTCGGGGTCAAGACACGTAAACAGGGATCTGCGGCAGGAGGGGACAAGCCAATGATGCCCACTGGAGAGCAGCCAATAGCCCCAGCGGAGGGAGGGTGGAAAGGGATAGAAGAGCTTAGGAAAACCATCGCCATGGTGAAGGAAGAGTCTTTAGGGAGAAGAAGCCACTGGGCGGGGCAGCAGGAAGACAGCGTGCCCTCGTGGGTGCGCGCCAGACGTGCCTCAGAGGGACACGAGCGCATAGACAACCGCTGCCGAAGCGCGGCCAAGGTCGCCAACAGGGCCGACCCCAGGAGTGGcagaggtcaggaggtcagAGTGGAGAATGGTGTGCCCTGGCCGGAGGTAAGCGTGCTGCAGGGAGAAAAGGCAGCAGTGAAGACAAAACAGGAGGAGGTGAGAAGACAGCCAAAgaaggaagagaggagaggaggcagGATGGACAGTCCGCTGGCCCAGGTTGTGCCCCGGGTCTGCAATCCTGAAGGGCAGGAGTACGACATTTCCCTTTACGTTAAG gCAGGCAGTGATGGTGAGAGTATTGGAAACTGTCCGTTCTCACAGAGATTATTCATGATCCTGTGGCTGAAGGGAGTCATCTTTAATGTCACCACTGTTGACCTAAAGAG GAAGCCTGCTGATCTACAGGAGCTTGCTCCAGGTACCAACCCACCCTTTGTGACCTTTAACGGAGAGGTCAAGGTCGACGTGAACAAGATTGAAGAGTTCCTGGAGGAGAAGCTCACGCCACCACGGTAG
- the LOC114790360 gene encoding chloride intracellular channel protein 4 isoform X3 translates to MAWFDIAAKRFGFPSIELFVKAGSDGESIGNCPFSQRLFMILWLKGVIFNVTTVDLKRKPADLQELAPGTNPPFVTFNGEVKVDVNKIEEFLEEKLTPPRYPRLATKHPESNTAGIDVFAKFSAYIKNPRKDANDALEKALLKSLKRLDEFLRTPFPEEIDANSMDDPGESTRSFLDGPDLTLADCNLLPKMHIIKVVARKYRKFEIPADMMGVWRYLNRAYEREEFMNTCPADREIEFAYLDVAKRIK, encoded by the exons ATGGCCTGGTTTGATATTGCAGCGAAAAGGTTTGGGTTTCCCAGCATTGAGCTTTTTGTCAAG gCAGGCAGTGATGGTGAGAGTATTGGAAACTGTCCGTTCTCACAGAGATTATTCATGATCCTGTGGCTGAAGGGAGTCATCTTTAATGTCACCACTGTTGACCTAAAGAG GAAGCCTGCTGATCTACAGGAGCTTGCTCCAGGTACCAACCCACCCTTTGTGACCTTTAACGGAGAGGTCAAGGTCGACGTGAACAAGATTGAAGAGTTCCTGGAGGAGAAGCTCACGCCACCACG gtatcCCAGATTGGCGACGAAACACCCAGAGTCCAACACAGCAGGAATTGATGTGTTTGCCAAGTTCTCTGCCTACATCAAGAATCCACGCAAAGATGCCAATGACG CTTTAGAGAAAGCTCTACTGAAGTCCTTAAAGAGGCTGGACGAGTTCCTGCGAACGCCCTTTCCTGAGGAGATCGATGCCAACAGTATGGACGACCCGGGAGAGTCGACGCGCAGTTTTCTGGACGGACCGGACCTCACACTGGCCGACTGTAACCTGCTGCCCAAAATGCACATCATCAAG GTGGTGGCCAGGAAGTACCGGAAGTTCGAGATTCCGGCAGACATGATGGGGGTGTGGCGCTACTTGAACCGTGCCTACGAGAGAGAGGAGTTCATGAACACCTGTCCCGCCGACCGCGAGATCGAGTTCGCCTACCTGGACGTGGCCAAGAGGatcaaataa